In Euphorbia lathyris chromosome 9, ddEupLath1.1, whole genome shotgun sequence, the following are encoded in one genomic region:
- the LOC136205235 gene encoding uncharacterized protein, with amino-acid sequence MDNKIDVVDNNMSETFNGWILAARHKTIISMLEEIRIKCMHMHIEMRAFCENKWISDISPMALKCLTRNTCASMRCRIEWNGDAGFEVVEGEYRHVVDLRKETCTCRAWGLKGIPCAHVVAALHKQNLDPINFVSHWYRKEKYGLTYGHFIQPVLNMKMWPSSTNPPIHPPEIRKMPGRPKKNRRKDRDEIKKIGKLSRRGATMTCTNCKNQGHNRKGCPALKKAGREVLARVEQRMSELGVVEQKIPELVVV; translated from the exons ATGGATAACAAGATCGATGTGGTGGACAACAACATGTCTGAAACGTTTAATGGATGGATTCTAGCTGCTAGGCACAAGACTATCATATCAATGCTTGAAGAGATTAGGATCAAGTGCATGCACATGCACATTGAGATGAGGGCGTTTTGTGAGAATAAATGGATTAGTGACATATCTCCTATGGCGTTAAAGTGTCTAACCCGCAATACATGTGCTTCTATGAGGTGTAGGATTGAGTGGAATGGGGATGCAGGTTTTGAAGTAGTAGAAGGGGAATACAGGCATGTAGTTGACTTGAGGAAAGAGACTTGTACATGCAGGGCTTGGGGTTTGAAGGGAATACCATGTGCTCATGTAGTTGCTGCCCTGCATAAACAAAATTTGGATCCTATTAATTTTGTTAGTCATTGGTATAGGAAGGAGAAATATGGTTTGACATATGGGCATTTCATTCAACCTGTGTTGAACATGAAAATGTGGCCAAGTAGCACAAATCCTCCAATTCATCCACCTGAGATCAGAAAAATGCCTGGGAGACCTAAAAAGAATAGGAGGAAGGATAGAGATGAAATCAAGAAAATTGGCAAACTAAGCAGGAGGGGAGCAACAATGACTTGTACAAACTGCAAGAACCAAGGGCACAACAGAAAGGGTTGTCCTGCATTAAAGAAAGCTGGTAGAGAG GTGTTGGCCCGAGTGGAACAAAGGATGTCGGAGCTGGGTGTAGTGGAACAAAAGATACCGGAGCTGGTTGTAGTATAA
- the LOC136207431 gene encoding pentatricopeptide repeat-containing protein At1g63330-like yields the protein MLTTTSRRLLLSSFSPSSLIPSPFHQITAIISLLHTHHSASDFNQVLSSFDRLLHTRPRPSVIEFTRLLSSLVRMKQFQTVISLSKQMELVSIKPDVYTYSILINCFCNLERVDLGFSILAKILKLGFEPDIITFTTLIHGLCKDGKIGPAVDLFDKIVAMGHQPNVHTYTVIVNGVCKIEKLHVGMGLLKRMVENGCEPNVVTYSSIIDGLCKYSLISEAFDLFTKIKSQGILPNVITYNSLIHAMFSLSKRKEALALFVEMLSNHIAPSVVTFSILVDGLCKEGLIVKAECIVGTMIQKGVEPDFVTYNSLMDGYGLHGQMCLVKKVFDVMMRKGCSPDVRTYNILINWYCKKKRICEAKQFFYEMPRKNLIPDHHTYSSLIWGLCHARSPWEAMEFFKESCVGGYIPDTITYSILLHGFCEHGHLDVALHLFYEMQVNKLKPSIIIYNILIDGMFKARRLNDVKKVLSRLSNDGLQPTIYTFNIIIGGLIREGSMDKAYEVIREMKKHGCSPNSSTYNIIIHGFLRRKDLTKAAELIRDMREKGFSACNTTVALVVENDAIRPALLYGTECWAVKHCHIHKMSVAEMRMLRWMCGHTRKDRVRNEIIRTKVGVTSIENKMRENRLRWFGHVRRRALDAPVRRTEEWQRDVVVRGRGRPKQSWRRVIESDMSLLGIEENMVVDRTEWRERICVADGFARSTMLTTRRLLLSSSAVSSLIPSSFHQITAIISPLHTHHSASDFNQAVSSFDALLRTRPRPSVIEFNKLLSSLVRMKQFQTVISLSKQMELVSIKPDVYTCSILINCFCNLERVDLGFSILAKILKLGFEPDIITFTTLIHGLCKDGKIGPAVDLFDKIVAMGHQPNVHTYTVIVNGVCKIGKLHVGMGLLKRMVENGCEPNVVTYSSIIDGLCKYSLISEAFDLFTKIKSQGILPNVITYNSLIHAMFSLSKWKEALALYR from the exons ATGCTCACCACCACCTCCAGacgccttcttctttcttccttttcacCTTCATCTCTGATTCCTTCTCCATTTCATCAGATTACAGCTATCATTTCTCTGCTCCATACCCATCATTCTGCCTCTGACTTCAATCAAGTTCTCTCTTCCTTTGATAGGCTTCTTCATACGAGGCCCCGACCTTCTGTAATCGAGTTCACTAGATTGTTGTCTTCACTGGTTAGGATGAAACAGTTTCAGACCGTCATTTCTTTATCCAAGCAGATGGAATTGGTGAGTATTAAACCTGATGTTTATACTTATAGCATCTTAATTAATTGCTTCTGCAATTTAGAGCGTGTGGATTTGGGGTTTTCTATTCTTGCTAAAATTCTGAAGCTTGGTTTTGAGCCTGACATTATAACCTTCACTACTTTGATACATGGATTATGTAAAGATGGTAAAATTGGTCCTGCAGTAGATTTGTTTGATAAGATAGTAGCTATGGGTCATCAACCTAATGTGCATACTTATACTGTGATTGTGAATGGTGtatgtaaaattgaaaaattgcaCGTGGGTATGGGTTTGCTCAAAAGAATGGTTGAGAATGGTTGTGAGCCTAATGTGGTCACTTATAGTTCTATAATTGATGGACTTTGCAAGTATAGCTTAATTAGCGAAGCATTTGATCTCTTCACAAAAATTAAGAGTCAAGGTATTTTGCCTAATGTTATTACGTATAATTCTTTAATTCATGCCATGTTCAGTTTGAGTAAGCGGAAGGAGGCTTTGGCATTGTTCGTTGAAATGTTAAGTAACCATATAGCACCAAGTGTAGTTACTTTTAGCATATTGGTTGATGGACTTTGCAAGGAAGGACTCATAGTAAAAGCTGAATGTATAGTTGGAACAATGATTCAAAAGGGTGTTGAGCCTGATTTTGTTACTTACAATTCATTGATGGATGGATATGGTCTGCATGGGCAAATGTGTCTTGTTAAAAAAGTGTTTGATGTGATGATGAGAAAGGGCTGTAGTCCTGATGTGCGTACTTATAACATCTTGATTAATTGGTATTGCAAGAAGAAGCGGATTTGCGAGgcaaaacaatttttttatgaaatgcCTCGTAAAAATTTGATTCCTGACCATCATACATATAGTTCTCTTATATGGGGCTTATGCCATGCAAGAAGCCCTTGGGAAGCCATGGAGTTTTTTAAGGAGTCGTGTGTAGGTGGCTATATTCCAGATACAATAACTTATTCAATTTTGCTACATGGCTTTTGTGAACACGGACATCTTGATGTTGCGTTACACTTATTTTATGAAATGCAAGTCAACAAGTTGAAGCCTAGTATTATTATCTACAATATTCTAATTGATGGCATGTTCAAAGCTAGGAGGCTCAATGATGTGAAGAAAGTATTATCTAGACTTTCTAATGATGGGCTGCAACCTACTATTTATACATTTAATATAATAATTGGTGGACTCATCAGAGAAGGATCCATGGATAAAGCTTATGAGGTCATCAGAGAAATGAAAAAGCATGGCTGTTCACCCAATAGTagcacttataatattattatccATGGATTTCTTCGACGTAAGGATCTAACAAAGGCAGCAGAACTTATTCGCGACATGCGTGAGAAAGGCTTCTCTGCATGTAACACGACGGTAGCTTTGGTAGTGGAGAATGATGccattagaccagcattgttatatggtacggagtgttgggcagtgaaacactgccacatccataagatgtcggtggcggagatgcgtatgttgagatggatgtgtggtcacacgagaaaggaccgggtgcgtaatgaaataattaggacaaaagtaggggtcacatctattgagaataaaatgagagaaaaccgactaaggtggtttggccatgtgagacgtagagcgcttgatgcgccggttaggagaaccgaagagtggcaaagggatgtagtggtgaggggtaggggaagacctaagcaatcttggaggagggtgatcgagagtgatatgagtttattgggaattgaggaaaatatggtagtggataggacggagtggagggagcgaatctgtgtcgctgac GGTTTTGCCAGATCCACAATGCTGACTACCAGacgccttcttctttcttcctctgcAGTTTCATCTTTGATTCCTTCTTCATTTCATCAGATTACAGCTATAATTTCTCCGCTCCATACTCATCATTCTGCCTCTGACTTCAATCAAGCTGTCTCTTCCTTTGATGCGCTTCTTCGTACTAGGCCCCGACCTTCTGTAATCGAGTTCAATAAATTGTTGTCTTCACTGGTTAGGATGAAACAGTTTCAGACCGTCATTTCTTTATCCAAGCAGATGGAATTGGTGAGTATTAAACCTGATGTTTATACTTGTAGCATCTTAATTAATTGCTTCTGCAATTTAGAGCGTGTGGATTTGGGGTTTTCTATTCTTGCTAAAATTTTGAAGCTTGGTTTTGAGCCTGACATTATAACCTTCACTACTTTGATACATGGGTTATGTAAAGATGGTAAAATTGGTCCTGCAGTAGATTTGTTTGATAAGATAGTAGCTATGGGTCATCAACCTAATGTGCATACTTATACTGTGATTGTGAATGGTGtatgtaaaattggaaaattgCACGTGGGTATGGGTTTGCTCAAAAGAATGGTTGAGAATGGTTGTGAGCCTAATGTGGTCACTTATAGTTCTATAATTGATGGACTTTGCAAGTATAGCTTAATTAGTGAAGCATTTGATCTCTTCACAAAAATTAAGAGTCAAGGTATTTTGCCTAATGTTATTACGTATAATTCTTTAATTCATGCCATGTTCAGTTTGAGTAAGTGGAAGGAGGCTTTGGCATTGTATCGTTGA